The following proteins come from a genomic window of Brevibacillus antibioticus:
- a CDS encoding glutaredoxin family protein, with translation MTQTIVYSSTNCSFCKQLKTYLTEQNISFEERNIDEKEEYGQELIRLGVMSVPLTVIGEKQILGFNPTRIKKALAALEEAAK, from the coding sequence ATGACACAAACGATCGTATACTCCAGCACAAATTGTAGCTTCTGCAAGCAATTAAAGACGTATTTGACAGAACAAAACATTTCTTTCGAAGAGCGCAACATCGATGAAAAAGAAGAGTACGGCCAGGAGCTGATCCGTTTAGGCGTGATGTCTGTTCCCTTGACAGTCATTGGTGAGAAGCAAATTTTGGGCTTCAATCCGACACGTATCAAAAAAGCACTGGCAGCATTGGAAGAGGCTGCGAAGTAA
- a CDS encoding HEAT repeat domain-containing protein has product MQTPLATAIVFLYALSGLTVLGLLVLFALKLRNISVEKQTIRCLEKYRDYFVYLQAYGEEEERLQVPYGHVTQKEKQIIQKKLFELMECFTGIHRDKLIWLCEDMGLVELDMKRLNGWWKWTRVDAAYNLGIMRSKLAVPSLLTLLQKNTNDTSVFIIARSVAKCARNTEDLREMVTHVVGAKNNVHQLIVDIISDAQVETVPLFAQFLQDSDAELVKIGLIGFAVHAQPGIEPALYQLIQSPDKEVRIKAVKLMCRDIRYMNEQTVTDFMNHKDWEIRAMAAKAMGSLKVHAYIPSLKKAVGDANWWVRHHSARSLAQLEVEGFAALCEILREERNGHKSEMAHQVIQEELEKEKLVLQGATATERLVQYNEKLHLYRKSYRKTISTVQALER; this is encoded by the coding sequence GTGCAAACACCATTGGCGACGGCAATTGTTTTTCTGTACGCGCTAAGTGGATTGACAGTACTAGGCTTGCTTGTCTTGTTCGCACTGAAGCTGCGCAACATTTCGGTGGAGAAACAGACCATACGTTGTTTGGAAAAATATCGCGACTACTTCGTTTACCTGCAAGCATACGGGGAAGAAGAGGAACGCTTGCAAGTGCCTTATGGCCATGTGACCCAAAAAGAAAAGCAAATCATTCAGAAAAAGCTGTTTGAGCTGATGGAGTGCTTCACAGGCATTCATCGGGATAAGCTGATCTGGCTCTGCGAGGATATGGGTCTCGTAGAGCTGGACATGAAAAGACTAAATGGCTGGTGGAAATGGACGAGAGTGGATGCCGCCTACAATTTGGGGATCATGCGCTCCAAGCTGGCCGTACCTAGTCTCTTAACCCTCCTGCAAAAAAACACAAATGATACCAGTGTTTTTATCATTGCGCGCTCCGTCGCCAAATGCGCACGCAACACAGAAGATTTGCGGGAAATGGTGACTCACGTTGTCGGAGCGAAGAATAATGTCCACCAACTCATCGTGGACATCATCAGTGATGCGCAGGTGGAAACGGTACCGCTTTTCGCACAGTTTTTACAAGATTCCGATGCTGAACTGGTCAAAATCGGACTGATTGGCTTCGCTGTGCATGCCCAGCCTGGCATTGAGCCCGCGCTATACCAGCTCATTCAATCGCCTGACAAGGAAGTCCGAATTAAGGCAGTCAAGCTCATGTGCCGGGATATTCGCTATATGAATGAACAGACAGTCACGGATTTTATGAACCACAAAGATTGGGAAATTCGGGCAATGGCAGCCAAAGCAATGGGCTCGCTGAAAGTGCATGCGTACATCCCCTCGCTGAAAAAGGCGGTGGGCGATGCGAACTGGTGGGTTCGTCATCACAGTGCACGCAGCCTGGCACAGCTAGAGGTCGAAGGTTTTGCTGCCCTGTGTGAAATTTTGCGGGAAGAAAGAAACGGTCATAAGAGCGAGATGGCTCATCAAGTGATCCAGGAGGAGCTGGAAAAAGAGAAGCTGGTTCTACAGGGTGCGACAGCAACAGAGAGGCTTGTGCAATACAACGAAAAGCTGCATCTGTACCGCAAGTCGTATCGTAAAACGATCTCCACGGTTCAGGCACTGGAAAGATAG
- the glmU gene encoding bifunctional UDP-N-acetylglucosamine diphosphorylase/glucosamine-1-phosphate N-acetyltransferase GlmU — MNIHAVVLAAGKGTRMKSSLYKVMHPICGKPMIEYVVETLEALSLRHLVVVVGHGAEMVKEQLKNRVQYAYQPEQLGTAHAVWMSHEILGAQDGVTIVMNGDTPLVQEQTLRSLLEYHQLKQAAATVLTSIVDEPTGYGRIIRDENGDVRKIIEEKDATLDQKKVNEISTGIFCFDNQKMFSMLPMVSNENAQGEYYLPDVLGLLQEQDHLVAAFATDDPEEGNGVNDRVQLADLEQLMRKRINDFHMRNGVTMIDPSSTYIDSDVMIGRDTVLYPGTCLFGDTQIGEGCQIGPNALVKNKSIEDYTRIQPFSAVDGSTYGERAFACAGATTQRYGIDQH; from the coding sequence ATGAACATACATGCAGTAGTACTCGCAGCGGGAAAAGGAACCAGAATGAAATCTTCGCTCTACAAGGTCATGCATCCAATCTGCGGGAAGCCGATGATTGAGTATGTCGTAGAGACATTGGAAGCATTGTCACTTCGCCACTTGGTCGTCGTTGTCGGTCACGGAGCCGAAATGGTCAAAGAGCAGCTAAAAAACCGCGTTCAGTATGCGTATCAACCGGAACAGCTGGGCACCGCTCATGCTGTTTGGATGAGCCACGAAATTCTTGGGGCGCAGGATGGCGTAACGATTGTCATGAATGGAGATACACCGCTCGTACAAGAACAGACGCTGCGAAGTTTGCTCGAGTATCACCAGCTCAAGCAGGCAGCAGCCACGGTTTTGACCTCCATCGTGGACGAGCCAACAGGCTATGGCAGGATCATTCGCGACGAGAACGGCGATGTCCGTAAAATTATCGAGGAAAAAGACGCGACCTTGGACCAAAAAAAGGTGAACGAGATCAGCACCGGAATCTTTTGCTTTGATAATCAAAAGATGTTTTCGATGCTGCCGATGGTCTCAAACGAAAACGCACAAGGGGAGTATTACTTGCCGGACGTTCTGGGGCTATTACAAGAGCAAGATCATTTGGTAGCGGCGTTTGCAACGGATGATCCCGAAGAAGGCAATGGCGTCAATGATCGTGTGCAGCTTGCTGATTTGGAACAGCTGATGCGCAAGCGAATCAACGATTTCCATATGCGAAACGGAGTTACGATGATAGACCCGAGCTCGACGTACATTGATTCTGACGTAATGATTGGGCGTGATACGGTGCTCTATCCAGGAACCTGCCTTTTTGGCGACACACAGATCGGTGAAGGCTGCCAGATTGGGCCGAACGCGCTGGTCAAAAACAAAAGCATCGAGGATTACACGAGAATTCAGCCGTTTTCTGCGGTTGACGGCAGTACGTATGGTGAGCGGGCTTTTGCGTGCGCGGGAGCGACGACACAACGGTACGGTATCGACCAGCACTGA
- a CDS encoding peroxiredoxin has translation MTTQQTIQLQVGKPAPDFHMLTTKNLETLEERVSLADYKGKWLILFFWPFDFTFVCPTEVTSFSDNMEEFEDLDCEVLGASTDSVHTHRAWIKTPRDENGIGEVNFPLASDFKKETARAYGVLDEETGAAHRGLFIIDPDGILRYQVVTDMNVGRSVAETTRILQALQAGGLCPANWKPGQKTL, from the coding sequence ATGACAACACAGCAAACGATTCAACTTCAAGTAGGAAAACCAGCACCTGACTTTCACATGCTCACGACCAAAAACCTCGAGACACTGGAAGAACGCGTGTCGCTGGCTGATTACAAAGGAAAATGGCTGATTTTGTTCTTCTGGCCGTTCGACTTCACATTCGTTTGCCCGACAGAAGTAACTTCGTTTAGTGACAATATGGAAGAGTTCGAGGATTTGGATTGCGAAGTGCTGGGCGCATCCACGGATAGCGTACATACGCACCGGGCATGGATCAAAACACCGCGCGATGAAAATGGCATCGGTGAAGTAAACTTCCCGCTCGCAAGTGATTTCAAAAAAGAGACGGCACGAGCTTATGGGGTCCTGGACGAAGAGACAGGTGCAGCTCACCGTGGTTTGTTCATCATTGATCCAGACGGCATTCTGCGCTACCAAGTGGTAACAGACATGAACGTAGGTCGCAGCGTGGCAGAGACAACTCGTATTTTGCAAGCCCTGCAAGCTGGCGGTCTGTGCCCGGCGAACTGGAAGCCAGGACAGAAGACGCTGTAA
- a CDS encoding response regulator transcription factor: MSNLVPVFYEHLSKMEEKQLACGVILAACKTLTKESMELIKQDLGTSSGDGSEIALHYAYDKNKQLFGILLEGQKLSSTHFYALRVKDYLQEHKLLAGSLLIASFPESSRSSGQMLMRMIQEMREPGAHGEIQIYEHNPAQKEEPASILLVNHDETVNEFLSIYFQRKGYLVTVANDGMDGMEKYQEVAPDLVITDLNLPILNGYQLMEKIKHISASMSKIMVLTDKRLEEDVQKSFAMGASDYITKPFSPVELEARVKRLIS, from the coding sequence ATGAGTAATCTCGTACCTGTTTTTTACGAGCATCTGAGCAAGATGGAAGAGAAACAATTGGCGTGTGGGGTTATTCTGGCGGCTTGCAAAACCCTCACGAAGGAATCAATGGAGCTGATCAAGCAAGATCTGGGCACCAGTTCAGGAGACGGCTCCGAGATTGCTTTGCACTACGCGTATGACAAAAACAAGCAGCTCTTCGGAATTCTGCTTGAGGGACAGAAGCTTTCGAGCACCCATTTCTATGCTTTGCGTGTCAAAGACTATTTGCAAGAGCACAAACTGCTGGCAGGCAGTCTCTTGATTGCGAGTTTTCCCGAAAGCTCGCGCTCGTCCGGTCAAATGCTGATGCGGATGATCCAAGAGATGAGAGAGCCAGGCGCTCATGGGGAGATCCAGATTTACGAGCACAATCCCGCTCAAAAAGAGGAGCCGGCAAGTATTTTGCTGGTTAACCATGATGAGACTGTTAACGAGTTTTTGAGCATCTACTTTCAGCGTAAAGGGTATCTCGTTACGGTAGCCAATGACGGGATGGATGGCATGGAAAAATATCAGGAGGTCGCCCCTGATCTCGTGATTACCGACCTGAATCTCCCTATCCTCAATGGATACCAGCTCATGGAAAAAATCAAGCATATCAGCGCTTCCATGAGCAAGATTATGGTGCTCACAGACAAACGTCTGGAAGAAGATGTGCAAAAATCATTTGCGATGGGAGCATCTGACTATATTACCAAGCCATTCTCCCCGGTAGAACTGGAAGCCAGGGTGAAAAGGCTAATTTCATAA
- a CDS encoding glycosyltransferase family 2 protein → MRDFLLYYGVFAVYYVIAINSLYFIIMLFSFKSIMGILKSSIYSRFQTLSGSEHVPPISILVPAYNEELTIIENVRSLLSLNYPRYEVLVVNDGSKDATLQVLINEFSLVYSEHMPVQPLLHTSNIRGIYHNPAFPNLYLIDKENGGKADSLNAGINLSHYPLIASIDADSLLEKDALIRIAKVYMENPDETVAIGGDIRIANGCKIEDGVVKDIRLPDKFLPMIQTVEYLKAFLGGRIGWSAINGLIIVSGAFGVFRKDYIIKVGGYREGYPGEDMNIIIKLHKYMLENKLPYRVAFCPDAVCWTQAPDTLKILGSQRRRWGRGNLKNMIEYGRHMAFRPKYKLFGMLTLPFNIMFETLNPYFRITGLLALIGYTLLDMTNGYVLLVYGLLNVLYGVLLGIGSLLLEEIAFRRYPRFRDIVKMLFYTILMFFGYRQIGVIWRFLGHIEFLRNNNSWGTMTRTSWQTKGSEKISSLEARS, encoded by the coding sequence ATGAGAGATTTTCTACTTTACTACGGAGTCTTTGCGGTCTATTACGTCATCGCGATCAACTCTTTGTACTTTATCATCATGCTGTTCTCGTTCAAGAGCATCATGGGAATCTTAAAAAGCTCCATCTATTCGAGATTCCAGACGCTTTCAGGCTCTGAGCACGTTCCGCCGATTTCGATTCTCGTGCCAGCATACAACGAGGAGCTGACGATTATTGAGAATGTAAGGTCGCTCTTATCCTTGAACTATCCGCGCTACGAGGTGCTCGTGGTCAACGATGGATCGAAGGATGCTACCTTGCAGGTATTGATTAACGAGTTTTCGCTGGTTTACTCCGAGCACATGCCGGTGCAGCCGCTTCTTCATACGTCGAACATCAGGGGAATCTACCACAATCCGGCTTTTCCCAATCTGTATTTGATCGACAAAGAGAACGGAGGAAAAGCTGACTCGCTCAATGCGGGGATCAATCTCTCCCACTATCCGTTGATCGCTTCCATTGATGCAGATTCCTTGCTGGAAAAAGACGCGTTGATTCGCATTGCGAAGGTGTATATGGAAAACCCGGATGAAACAGTGGCCATCGGCGGAGATATCCGTATTGCCAACGGCTGCAAGATCGAAGACGGTGTCGTGAAGGACATTCGCTTGCCAGACAAGTTTTTGCCGATGATACAAACCGTCGAGTACCTCAAAGCGTTTCTAGGAGGACGGATCGGCTGGAGTGCGATCAACGGATTGATTATCGTCTCAGGCGCGTTCGGTGTTTTTCGCAAGGATTACATCATCAAGGTAGGCGGTTATCGCGAGGGGTATCCGGGTGAAGACATGAACATCATCATCAAGCTGCACAAGTACATGCTGGAAAACAAGCTGCCGTACCGCGTGGCATTTTGCCCCGATGCAGTCTGCTGGACACAAGCGCCGGATACACTCAAAATTTTGGGCAGTCAACGGCGCAGATGGGGACGCGGCAATCTGAAAAACATGATTGAGTATGGCAGACACATGGCGTTTCGCCCCAAGTATAAGCTGTTCGGGATGCTCACGCTACCGTTCAATATCATGTTCGAAACCTTGAATCCGTACTTCCGCATCACGGGTCTCTTGGCCCTCATCGGTTACACCTTGCTGGATATGACCAACGGCTACGTCCTCTTAGTCTACGGCTTGCTCAATGTGCTGTATGGCGTGCTGCTTGGCATTGGCTCCTTATTGCTGGAGGAAATCGCGTTTCGACGGTATCCGCGTTTTCGAGACATCGTCAAAATGCTTTTCTATACGATTCTGATGTTCTTCGGCTATCGGCAAATCGGTGTCATCTGGAGATTCCTTGGTCATATTGAGTTTTTGCGCAACAACAACTCCTGGGGAACGATGACACGGACGAGTTGGCAGACGAAGGGCAGCGAAAAAATTTCAAGTTTGGAGGCTAGATCATGA
- a CDS encoding NAD(P)/FAD-dependent oxidoreductase, whose translation MNQLMDVGIIGGGPAGMSAALALGRARKNVVVIDEGRPRNRVTRESHGFLTRDGITPSEFRRMAREQIRAYSSVYFVEDTAVTITGHDGNFLITTAQGTTYQSKKLLFAVGMTDLPLPVNGLADVYGKSAFVCPYCDGWELRDQPLVLIANGEKALHLAKVLSGWTKQYTICTNGPDEFTEEQRLELLQHRIPVCDSPIERIVSVDGMVQRVDLADGNSISCTGIFFAPKLVAGSDLPQALGCQITETGTVIVDNFGKTNVPGVYSAGDAATTQYQVITAAALGSAAGMSINNELLLEAWNRQS comes from the coding sequence ATGAATCAACTTATGGATGTAGGGATTATTGGCGGCGGACCAGCAGGTATGAGTGCCGCTCTCGCACTTGGCAGGGCAAGAAAAAATGTGGTCGTTATTGATGAAGGCCGTCCACGCAATCGCGTTACACGTGAGTCCCATGGCTTTCTTACGAGAGACGGCATCACTCCGAGCGAATTTCGTCGCATGGCAAGAGAGCAAATCAGGGCCTACTCCTCTGTCTATTTCGTGGAGGATACAGCTGTAACGATCACGGGGCACGATGGAAATTTTCTCATTACGACTGCACAGGGAACGACTTATCAAAGCAAAAAGCTGCTGTTCGCAGTGGGAATGACGGATCTCCCTTTGCCTGTTAACGGATTAGCAGACGTGTATGGAAAAAGTGCTTTTGTCTGCCCTTATTGCGATGGATGGGAATTACGCGACCAGCCACTCGTCTTGATCGCCAACGGGGAAAAGGCATTGCATTTGGCAAAAGTACTGTCTGGTTGGACCAAACAATACACCATCTGCACCAATGGACCAGATGAATTCACGGAGGAACAAAGGCTGGAGCTGTTACAGCATCGCATTCCTGTCTGCGACTCCCCAATCGAGCGAATTGTATCTGTCGATGGGATGGTACAGCGCGTTGATCTTGCAGATGGCAATAGCATTTCGTGCACGGGGATCTTTTTTGCTCCAAAACTCGTGGCCGGATCTGACTTGCCACAAGCATTAGGCTGTCAGATAACGGAAACCGGAACAGTCATCGTCGACAACTTTGGGAAAACGAACGTACCGGGTGTCTACAGTGCAGGCGATGCAGCAACTACACAATACCAAGTGATAACTGCTGCTGCTCTAGGCTCTGCGGCTGGCATGAGTATCAACAACGAACTGCTTTTAGAGGCATGGAATCGTCAAAGCTAG
- a CDS encoding NAD(P)/FAD-dependent oxidoreductase codes for MYDVIIIGGGPAGASAAIYTARGNLKTLVIDKAPGTGALALTHKIANYPGVEGEMTGKELLDKMRRQAEGFGAEFIQTTISAVDVEDEEKSIFTAHGTFQAKTVIVATGSKGRNRMLPGEEQLLGRGVSTCATCDGAFYEGKHVAVIGDSEEALEEAHALTKFTNKITFLVPRADLQGVDELPELPNTEMQFRTRPLEIVGEKSVEGLRIRTADGKEEMLSVDGVFVFLSGSKPGTDFLDGQVPLDEEGFMILDEFMQSSVPGVFGAGEVRKTPVKQAVVAAADGAIAAMAVDKYINKRSKVVPQYK; via the coding sequence ATGTATGATGTCATCATCATTGGCGGAGGACCAGCTGGTGCTTCCGCTGCCATTTATACAGCTCGTGGAAATCTAAAGACGCTCGTCATTGATAAGGCACCCGGAACTGGTGCGCTTGCCCTGACACATAAAATAGCCAACTACCCAGGGGTAGAAGGCGAGATGACAGGGAAAGAACTGTTGGATAAAATGCGCAGACAAGCGGAGGGCTTCGGTGCAGAATTCATCCAGACTACGATTTCTGCGGTAGATGTAGAGGATGAGGAAAAAAGCATCTTCACGGCGCATGGTACTTTCCAAGCAAAGACCGTGATCGTAGCGACTGGTTCCAAAGGACGTAACCGTATGCTTCCAGGAGAAGAGCAATTGCTCGGACGAGGCGTGAGCACTTGCGCCACATGCGACGGAGCTTTTTATGAGGGCAAGCATGTTGCGGTGATTGGTGATTCGGAGGAAGCATTGGAAGAAGCGCATGCACTGACCAAATTTACGAACAAAATCACTTTCTTGGTGCCGCGCGCAGATCTGCAAGGGGTAGATGAACTACCTGAGCTGCCGAACACGGAAATGCAATTCCGTACACGCCCGTTGGAAATTGTGGGAGAGAAGTCGGTCGAAGGGTTGCGCATTCGCACAGCAGATGGAAAGGAAGAAATGCTGTCCGTAGACGGAGTCTTCGTCTTCTTGTCTGGCAGCAAGCCGGGTACCGATTTCTTGGATGGGCAAGTTCCCCTCGATGAGGAAGGATTTATGATTCTAGATGAGTTCATGCAGTCTTCTGTTCCAGGCGTATTTGGAGCGGGAGAGGTACGCAAAACACCTGTGAAGCAAGCAGTAGTCGCTGCGGCAGACGGTGCCATTGCAGCAATGGCTGTAGATAAATACATCAACAAGCGTTCCAAAGTTGTCCCCCAATACAAATAG
- the glmS gene encoding glutamine--fructose-6-phosphate transaminase (isomerizing) translates to MCGIMGYIGNREAQPILINGLRKLEYRGYDSAGIAICDGATIGIRKAKGRIDVLESQTQKSGLQGSIGIGHTRWATHGRPSDENSHPHFDQSGKFSIVHNGIIENYLDLKQELIEKGVTFTSETDTEVIVHLLAQEYDNNLVAAVQKVAGKIRGAFALGVMTEHEPDKLIAVRMASPLIIGVGENENFIGSDIPAILEHTRYVYVLEDGDLAVLTRDSVHVMRLDTTEPIERELMRIEWDKEQAEKDGFAHYMQKEIYEQPRALRNTMTGRIDATQQKVVFPNLQLSETGAKRVEKIYIVACGTAYHAGLIGKHVIERLAQIPVEVDVASEFRYRRPLFHPNTLTIAVSQSGETADTLAAMREAKRNGSAVLAITNVVGSSIARDADDVITTNAGPEIAVASTKAYTSQLIAFYLLGIYLAQAKGTLDAGTRASLLRQLVALPDQVEHILAHADEIRHFAESIKDEQHLFFIGRGLDHAVSMEGSLKLKEISYIHSEAYAAGELKHGTLALIEEGTRVIALATQDELHEKMISNITEVKARGAKVLGITLDGHVELHRSVDDVCLIPQTDALFTPVVGVIPLQLISYYTSVALGNDVDRPRNLAKSVTVE, encoded by the coding sequence ATGTGCGGAATTATGGGATATATCGGGAACAGGGAAGCGCAGCCGATTCTAATCAATGGGCTGCGAAAGCTGGAATACAGAGGCTACGATTCCGCTGGCATTGCGATTTGTGACGGAGCAACCATCGGCATTCGCAAGGCAAAAGGCAGAATTGACGTACTGGAGAGCCAAACCCAAAAGTCCGGCTTGCAGGGTTCCATCGGCATTGGTCATACGCGCTGGGCGACACACGGACGACCGTCTGACGAAAACTCTCATCCTCATTTTGATCAGTCTGGCAAGTTCTCGATCGTGCATAACGGTATTATCGAAAACTATCTGGATCTCAAGCAGGAGTTGATCGAAAAAGGCGTGACGTTTACTTCGGAGACAGACACGGAGGTCATCGTGCACCTTTTGGCGCAGGAATACGACAACAACCTGGTTGCGGCAGTACAGAAGGTCGCTGGCAAAATTCGCGGAGCATTTGCCCTCGGTGTGATGACGGAGCACGAGCCTGACAAGCTGATTGCAGTCCGTATGGCGAGCCCGTTGATTATCGGGGTAGGGGAGAATGAGAATTTCATCGGTTCTGATATCCCGGCGATCCTGGAACATACGCGTTATGTGTACGTTCTGGAAGACGGAGACTTGGCGGTTTTGACCAGAGATTCTGTTCACGTCATGCGTCTGGATACGACGGAGCCAATCGAGCGAGAGCTGATGCGGATTGAGTGGGACAAGGAGCAGGCGGAAAAGGACGGCTTTGCGCACTATATGCAAAAGGAAATATATGAGCAGCCGCGTGCCCTGCGCAATACAATGACAGGCAGAATCGATGCTACCCAGCAAAAAGTTGTTTTTCCTAATCTTCAGTTATCAGAAACGGGTGCCAAGCGTGTGGAGAAAATCTACATTGTCGCATGCGGCACTGCTTATCATGCGGGCTTAATCGGCAAGCATGTGATCGAGCGACTGGCACAGATTCCGGTAGAAGTAGATGTAGCGTCGGAGTTTCGTTACCGTCGTCCACTCTTTCACCCCAATACGCTCACGATTGCCGTCAGCCAATCAGGGGAGACAGCAGATACATTGGCAGCCATGCGTGAAGCCAAACGAAACGGCTCAGCAGTACTCGCGATTACGAATGTAGTGGGAAGCTCGATTGCCCGTGATGCCGATGATGTGATTACGACAAATGCAGGTCCGGAAATCGCGGTCGCTTCGACGAAGGCATATACCTCCCAGTTGATTGCGTTTTACTTACTTGGCATCTATTTGGCGCAAGCGAAGGGAACGCTGGATGCTGGCACCCGTGCCTCACTGCTTCGCCAACTGGTGGCTCTCCCGGATCAAGTCGAGCATATTCTTGCGCATGCGGATGAGATACGTCATTTCGCTGAATCGATCAAGGACGAGCAACATCTGTTTTTCATCGGACGAGGACTCGATCATGCAGTATCGATGGAAGGCTCGCTCAAGCTGAAGGAAATCTCGTATATTCATTCAGAGGCGTATGCGGCAGGGGAGTTGAAGCACGGCACGCTGGCGCTGATTGAAGAGGGAACGAGAGTCATTGCCTTGGCTACACAGGATGAGCTGCATGAGAAAATGATCAGCAATATTACAGAAGTGAAAGCCCGTGGAGCAAAGGTTCTCGGTATTACCTTAGATGGACATGTAGAGCTGCATCGCTCGGTCGATGATGTTTGCCTGATTCCGCAGACAGATGCTTTGTTTACACCAGTTGTAGGCGTTATCCCCCTCCAGCTCATTTCCTACTACACTTCTGTTGCACTCGGCAATGACGTAGATCGTCCACGAAATTTGGCCAAAAGTGTAACAGTTGAGTAA
- a CDS encoding nucleotide sugar dehydrogenase, with amino-acid sequence MARYEELQQKIQRKTARVGVIGLGYVGLPLAVETIKSGYTVIGIDLHGGKIESLKRGESYVQDVSNETLQECLATNRFFPTTDYSVIEELDAISICVPTPLSPNQDPDTSYIINVVEQIKRFMKRGMLITLESTTYPGTTEELIQREFEKLGYRAGIDFFLCYSPERVDPGNRNYSTYNTPKVIGGTTERCMELGTLLYGSLVKTVVPVSSPKVAEMSKLLENTFRSVNIAFMNEMAMMCDRMGINVWEVIKAASTKPFGFMPFYPGPGIGGHCIPLDPMYLSWKAKGFRFHSQFIEIAQSINDNMPDYVRNKTAQVLNIYAKAINSSRILILGMAYKPEVDDLRESPGLEIYELFTNSGATVDYYDPYAQSFVNKKDEIVHSIANDYEVFKTYDCMVLITNHQCFAYQELADLGVAIIDTRNAFEDIKNPNVYRIGTSVAIRQEKEVVSLLA; translated from the coding sequence ATGGCGAGATACGAGGAACTGCAACAGAAGATTCAACGAAAGACAGCGAGAGTGGGTGTCATTGGGCTTGGGTATGTAGGGCTGCCGCTGGCGGTAGAGACGATCAAGAGCGGTTATACCGTAATTGGAATCGATCTGCATGGCGGAAAAATCGAGAGCCTGAAAAGAGGAGAGTCATACGTTCAGGATGTTTCTAATGAAACCTTGCAGGAATGCCTCGCGACCAATCGCTTTTTTCCGACGACGGATTATAGCGTAATCGAGGAGCTGGATGCGATCAGCATTTGCGTTCCGACGCCACTCAGTCCCAATCAGGACCCGGACACCTCTTACATTATAAACGTTGTCGAGCAAATCAAGAGATTTATGAAAAGAGGAATGCTCATTACGCTGGAGAGCACAACCTATCCGGGAACGACGGAGGAGCTGATCCAGCGCGAATTTGAAAAGCTGGGCTATCGGGCTGGCATCGACTTTTTCCTCTGCTACTCGCCAGAGAGGGTCGATCCGGGCAATCGCAATTACAGTACGTACAATACGCCAAAGGTGATCGGCGGAACGACAGAACGCTGCATGGAGTTAGGTACACTCTTGTATGGCAGCTTAGTCAAAACCGTCGTACCGGTCTCCTCGCCAAAGGTGGCGGAGATGTCCAAACTTTTGGAAAACACCTTCCGGAGCGTCAATATTGCCTTCATGAATGAGATGGCGATGATGTGCGACAGAATGGGCATCAATGTTTGGGAAGTAATCAAGGCCGCATCGACCAAGCCTTTCGGGTTCATGCCGTTTTACCCGGGACCCGGAATCGGTGGGCATTGCATACCGCTCGATCCGATGTATTTGTCGTGGAAGGCCAAGGGCTTTCGTTTTCACAGCCAATTTATTGAGATCGCCCAATCGATTAACGACAACATGCCGGACTATGTGCGAAACAAGACAGCACAGGTGCTTAACATTTACGCCAAAGCAATCAACAGCTCGCGCATTTTGATTCTCGGCATGGCCTACAAGCCGGAAGTCGATGACCTGCGGGAATCACCAGGTCTGGAGATTTACGAGCTATTCACTAATAGCGGAGCAACTGTTGACTATTACGACCCGTATGCGCAGAGCTTTGTGAATAAAAAAGACGAGATCGTCCATTCCATTGCCAATGACTACGAGGTGTTCAAGACTTACGATTGCATGGTGCTCATTACGAATCATCAATGCTTTGCCTATCAGGAGCTGGCGGATTTGGGAGTGGCCATTATCGATACACGAAATGCGTTTGAGGACATCAAGAATCCGAATGTGTATCGCATCGGAACCTCCGTTGCGATCAGGCAGGAGAAGGAAGTCGTCAGCTTGCTCGCATAA